A portion of the Etheostoma cragini isolate CJK2018 chromosome 13, CSU_Ecrag_1.0, whole genome shotgun sequence genome contains these proteins:
- the LOC117955247 gene encoding collagenase 3-like isoform X2: protein MNTFNLCILVSLAVAVYCVPISHVTGRDEDFAESYLKKFFNLTEEKGPTSRRGISQVSRKLSEMQKFFGLQITGTLDADTMAVMKKPRCGVPDTNIARFSTFGSNLKWEKNSLTYRIENYTPDMSVAEIDDSIEKALQVWAKVTPLRFTRIYSGIADIMISFGRQEHGDFYPFDGPDGTLAHAFAPAPGIGGDAHFDDDESFTFRSNTGYVLFMVAAHEFGHSLGLSHSDDPGALMYPVYSYNNPETFVLPRDDVNGIQSLYGPNPDTDGDKDKPQPPTTPDVCDSTMVLDAVATLRGEMLFFKDRFFWRSYPQSNTPDQSLITNFWPNAPTNIDAAYESQQSDRVLLFKDQRVWAFSGYDLVRGYPKAISSFGLPRSVKKIDAALYDAETSKTLFFVGSSYYSYDEAKKTMDQGFPKQVDQTFSGLTTKVTAAFQVNGFTYIYSGPYMFEYSLRTGRLFRVLRNSYFLRCTNF, encoded by the exons ATGAATACTTTCAATCTGTGTATATTAGTGAGCCTGGCTGTTGCAGTTTACTGCGTGCCAATATCGCATGTTACTGGGCGAGATGAGGATTTTGCAGAG agctACCTGAAGAAATTCTTCAACCTAACAGAGGAGAAAGGTCCAACTAGCAGACGGGGGATCAGCCAGGTGAGCAGGAAGCTGAGTGAGATGCAAAAGTTCTTCGGCCTCCAGATCACCGGGACGCTGGATGCCGACACCATGGCGGTGATGAAGAAGCCCCGCTGTGGCGTCCCAGACACCAACATTGCAAGGTTCTCCACGTTTGGAAGTAACCTCAAGTGGGAGAAAAACAGCCTTACCTACAG GATAGAGAACTACACACCTGACATGTCTGTGGCAGAGATAGATGACTCCATAGAGAAAGCTCTGCAGGTTTGGGCCAAAGTCACTCCTCTGAGATTCACAAGAATCTACAGTGGCATCGCTGACATCATGATCTCCTTTGGCCGCCAAG AACATGGTGATTTTTACCCCTTTGATGGCCCTGATGGCACACTTGCCCATGCCTTCGCCCCAGCCCCTGGCATTGGGGGAGACGCTCattttgatgatgatgagtCCTTCACTTTCCGCTCAAATACCG GCTACGTCCTCTTCATGGTGGCTGCCCATGAGTTTGGCCACTCCCTGGGCTTGTCTCACTCTGATGATCCTGGTGCTCTCATGTACCCTGTGTACTCTTACAATAACCCAGAGACCTTTGTTCTGCCCCGGGATGATGTCAACGGCATCCAGTCTCTCTATG GTCCAAACCCTGATACGGATGGAGATAAAGATAAACCTCAGCCCCCCACCACCCCTGATGTCTGTGATTCAACCATGGTCCTGGATGCTGTCGCCACCCTGCGAGGAGAGATGCTCTTCTTCAAAGACCG TTTCTTCTGGAGGAGCTACCCTCAGAGCAATACACCCGATCAAAGTCTCATTACAAACTTCTGGCCCAATGCCCCCACCAACATTGACGCTGCTTATGAAAGCCAACAGTCAGACAGAGTCCTTCTCTTTAAAG ATCAGAGAGTGTGGGCTTTCAGCGGTTATGATCTTGTGAGGGGCTATCCTAAAGCAATTTCCAGTTTTGGTCTGCCCAGAAGTGTAAAGAAAATCGACGCGGCCCTCTACGACGCTGAGACCAGCAAGACTCTGTTCTTTGTAGGCAGCTCTTACTACAG TTATGATGAGGCCAAGAAGACCATGGACCAGGGATTCCCCAAGCAAGTGGATCAGACGTTCTCGGGCCTGACCACCAAGGTGACTGCTGCTTTCCAAGTCAATG GTTTTACTTACATCTACAGCGGACCGTACATGTTTGAGTACAGCCTGAGGACCGGGAGGTTGTTCCGTGTGTTGAGGAACAGCTACTTCCTGCGCTGCACTAACTTCTAG
- the LOC117955247 gene encoding collagenase 3-like isoform X1 produces MNTFNLCILVSLAVAVYCVPISHVTGRDEDFAESYLKKFFNLTEEKGPTSRRGISQVSRKLSEMQKFFGLQITGTLDADTMAVMKKPRCGVPDTNIARFSTFGSNLKWEKNSLTYRIENYTPDMSVAEIDDSIEKALQVWAKVTPLRFTRIYSGIADIMISFGRQEHGDFYPFDGPDGTLAHAFAPAPGIGGDAHFDDDESFTFRSNTGYVLFMVAAHEFGHSLGLSHSDDPGALMYPVYSYNNPETFVLPRDDVNGIQSLYGPNPDTDGDKDKPQPPTTPDVCDSTMVLDAVATLRGEMLFFKDRFFWRSYPQSNTPDQSLITNFWPNAPTNIDAAYESQQSDRVLLFKDQRVWAFSGYDLVRGYPKAISSFGLPRSVKKIDAALYDAETSKTLFFVGSSYYSYDEAKKTMDQGFPKQVDQTFSGLTTKVTAAFQVNGFTYIYSGPYMFEYSLRTGRLFRVLRNSYFLRCTNF; encoded by the exons ATGAATACTTTCAATCTGTGTATATTAGTGAGCCTGGCTGTTGCAGTTTACTGCGTGCCAATATCGCATGTTACTGGGCGAGATGAGGATTTTGCAGAG agctACCTGAAGAAATTCTTCAACCTAACAGAGGAGAAAGGTCCAACTAGCAGACGGGGGATCAGCCAGGTGAGCAGGAAGCTGAGTGAGATGCAAAAGTTCTTCGGCCTCCAGATCACCGGGACGCTGGATGCCGACACCATGGCGGTGATGAAGAAGCCCCGCTGTGGCGTCCCAGACACCAACATTGCAAGGTTCTCCACGTTTGGAAGTAACCTCAAGTGGGAGAAAAACAGCCTTACCTACAG GATAGAGAACTACACACCTGACATGTCTGTGGCAGAGATAGATGACTCCATAGAGAAAGCTCTGCAG GTTTGGGCCAAAGTCACTCCTCTGAGATTCACAAGAATCTACAGTGGCATCGCTGACATCATGATCTCCTTTGGCCGCCAAG AACATGGTGATTTTTACCCCTTTGATGGCCCTGATGGCACACTTGCCCATGCCTTCGCCCCAGCCCCTGGCATTGGGGGAGACGCTCattttgatgatgatgagtCCTTCACTTTCCGCTCAAATACCG GCTACGTCCTCTTCATGGTGGCTGCCCATGAGTTTGGCCACTCCCTGGGCTTGTCTCACTCTGATGATCCTGGTGCTCTCATGTACCCTGTGTACTCTTACAATAACCCAGAGACCTTTGTTCTGCCCCGGGATGATGTCAACGGCATCCAGTCTCTCTATG GTCCAAACCCTGATACGGATGGAGATAAAGATAAACCTCAGCCCCCCACCACCCCTGATGTCTGTGATTCAACCATGGTCCTGGATGCTGTCGCCACCCTGCGAGGAGAGATGCTCTTCTTCAAAGACCG TTTCTTCTGGAGGAGCTACCCTCAGAGCAATACACCCGATCAAAGTCTCATTACAAACTTCTGGCCCAATGCCCCCACCAACATTGACGCTGCTTATGAAAGCCAACAGTCAGACAGAGTCCTTCTCTTTAAAG ATCAGAGAGTGTGGGCTTTCAGCGGTTATGATCTTGTGAGGGGCTATCCTAAAGCAATTTCCAGTTTTGGTCTGCCCAGAAGTGTAAAGAAAATCGACGCGGCCCTCTACGACGCTGAGACCAGCAAGACTCTGTTCTTTGTAGGCAGCTCTTACTACAG TTATGATGAGGCCAAGAAGACCATGGACCAGGGATTCCCCAAGCAAGTGGATCAGACGTTCTCGGGCCTGACCACCAAGGTGACTGCTGCTTTCCAAGTCAATG GTTTTACTTACATCTACAGCGGACCGTACATGTTTGAGTACAGCCTGAGGACCGGGAGGTTGTTCCGTGTGTTGAGGAACAGCTACTTCCTGCGCTGCACTAACTTCTAG